GTTCCACAGATGTGGAGATGAAGGCCCAGGCACCTTCGAGCTGTGGCCATCATGCTCTCCTCCTGCTTATTGTCCATGTGCTGCTTCTGCCTGACCTGGAAAGCCCCACCACAGACTGTGTCTCTCTGTGTCTCATGCCCCACAAATGGAGCAAGGCCCTAGGCATGGCTGCAGCCTCAGTGACAAACTGCGAGCTCGGAGTAGGCAGCCCCCTCAGCCCACACAGCCACACTCTGCTGCTGAGACATGGTCCACAGTCTGCCAGGCATTGCGCACATTCATAAAGGAGAAGTCCTCATACCGGGTGGGGCGGCAgcaggggtgggaggaagggtggtCATGAGGCCCAGGCACGATGGTGCGTTGCTGTAGCAGGCTACTCAAGGCCAAGTCATAGTTGGTGCGGGCTCGCTGGCACGACCCACTGCAGTACTTGAACCGCACAATCTCCTCCGACTCGAAGCCCAGCCCAAGGTCCCGCACCTTCACCAGGCGGCTGTGCAGGCGGCAGAAGCGGCTGTTTTTGCTGCGACCAGCTTTCTTGGATCCTTTCTTGGCCTTGCTGGAGCTGGCTGGGGAGCGCTCAGCCCTGAGCAGTTCAGAAGAGCTCAGCCTGTCTATGGTCACGTTTCCccctgaaggaaaaaaagaagaggggCGAGCAGAAAGGAGGACATGGGGAGAATGTTAGGCACCGGGAATCAAGGAAAAGGGCATGGGGCTCAATCTGCCCAAAAGATAACAGGCAGAAATATACCTATTTCCATTTGCTCTGCAAATGGACTGCCTGTTTCAaaggacatggggggggggaatgatttcatagaatcatagaatagaatcctagagttggaagagaccacaagggccattgagtccaaccccctgccaagcaggaaacaccatcagagctcgcctgacatatggttgtcaagcctctgcttaaagacctccaaagaaggagactccaccacactccttggcagcaaattccactgtcgaacagctcttactgtcaggaagttcttcctaatgtttaggtggaatcttctttcttgtagtttggatccattgctccgcgtccgcttctctggagcagcagaaaacaacctttctccctcctctatgtgacatccttttatatatttgaacatggctatcatatcaccccttaacctcctcttctccaggctaaacatgcccagctcccttagatTTAAAGAGAGGCAAAGCATCACAGCAGTGCCTGAGACAAAGGAAGCTGGGGACCACTGTACGGGTGAGGATCCAACTGGGAAAAGTTCAGATCCTCACTACCCCAGACTGTCACCCACTTCCCCATGAGACATGCCAGGTTCCTACCGTGCCAGTGGCTCCATGTGCCCAGTGATGATGCTTCCCTGCTGTTTTCCTCCAGAGAGGCAGGGCTGGCAGTGCCCATGCTTCCATCAGAGGCAGCTCCCAATGTCTGGTTGTTGTGCCAGGTCTGCGGGGTTGCCATGACTGCACCAGCAAACAATGATAGCAGGGTGATTGTACCCCACAAACCCCGCTCCTACGAAAGAGATAATGGCACACCTCAGTAAGCACACCTCATGGAAACAAGGGCACAGAGAATGCAACAGGGCTGTCCTACAAAGGAAGGTGCGATGAGGAGGCAATGTGTTGTGCTGGAGTCTCGAGGCTACTTCACCTTCTAATGTGAGTGTCACTTCTGTGCTGGAAAACACATGCTGGCCACGTATATGTGCCATAATTGCACCATTATGTGAAAAGATAAAGGTGCCCAGGAATCCATTTCATCACATGCATGCCAAGTGAGAAGCTACAGTTATAGATGCATGCAGCAAAGAAGACTTATGCAAGTTCACATGAGCAGTGGAGAAGCTTTGGCCTACATAAAAATTAAACCTATGTAAGAAAactgctgggacgcgggtggcgctgtgggttaaagcctcagcgcctaggacttgccgatcgaaaggtcggcggttcgaatcccccggcggggtgcgctcccgtcgctcggtcccagcgcctgccaacctagcaattcgaaagcaccctcgggtgcaagtagataaatagggaccgcttagtagcgggaaggtaaacggtgttccgtgtgctgcgctggctcgccagatgcagcttgtcacacatgtgacccggaagtgtctgcggacagcgctggctcccagcctatagagtgagatgagcgcacaaccctagagtctgtcaagactggcccatacgggcaggggtacctttatctttacctttaagaaaactGCTATGTACAATGCAGCCCTTCAAGACAAGGTTCCCACAAGGGgagaggccagtgtttctcaaacttgggtcgctagctgttgttggactacaactcccatcatccctgaccactggttctgctaacttgggatgatgggagttgtagtccaaccacagctagagacccaagtttgagaaacactgggctAGGCTAACAGAGAGCAGCAAAGAACCAGATTCATGCATTGGAAACCCAAGGCAAGTGATGTACCAAGGAGCCATTCCATCTCTCATACATTGGGAGAGCTGGGATCCTCCTGCAGACAAGGGTCTTTCTACCTACCCATTGTTTCTGAGGCTCCTGCTCCCGTGTTGAAAACACCCTCTGGCGAGGCTAACTCACCCTGTATCGCTCTTGTTGGACAGGCAAACTCCTGTAGGCAGAGGGAGATCTGTCCGATCTGTGCCTTGGCCCCTCCACTCTCCACTCCATCCTACCTGCAACACAAAGACACAGTTCAGGAACCAGACCTTTCTTTCCTAATTGGATAGCCTAATTTCTACACCTTCAGCCTTACTGTGGCCCAGACATCACCCTTGTCTAGATCTACACTTCTCCTTCCTGCACTGCAAGCCTCTCTGGATAAGTGAGTCAGTTCAGCTAAATAAAAGCAGTTCAGATGACCCTTGCAAGAGATAGTTGACCCGAAAGTTTGCAGTTTAGGATCTGGTATGAGTCTGTAACAGGAACAGGGTTGGGCTATGAGACATTCCCATggctctgtcccaataatgtaTCTTGGCCAATGAAAAATTAAAACAAGCCATTTCCTTAGAATCAGCTAAGACCACCAATATCCACAGCAAGCAACTATCTTGTGGATGCTggtgctgaaataaataaaacaggcatAAGTGTTGCAGCTCCTTGTATTTCATCATCGTCTCTAGAGGGGTACCATGGAGAGATCAGGCACCTACCCAGGACTGGGACAAAAGAGGTTCCTGGCCAGTTCCAACTCTGATGAGACCTAGCCTGATAATTTCTGAAGGTTTTGTGCTAGTTCATGTTTACGGTGACACGCACACAAATGGCTTGGGGTTTGTAAGGCATGCAACCAGGAAAGGCTCACATGGAAGAGTCTATTATGACAGTAAGTGCTTCCAACATGGGTACTTTATTATGCCACTGCTATGATTTGTGAGATATGAGCACACCTGTCCCACAACTGCAGACAGTTTTACCCCAGTGtaaaattttagattgtaagcttatTGTTAGAGCTAATGCACTGAGTGAAGCACCAGATTTAATCAGAGGCACAGTCTGCCCTCACACTACTTTCTGCCCTGCAACTACAGAGAGCGGTTCCCCAGAGTATTAAACAGCTGAGCCCTTTTAAAAGAGCTTGTGTAGAGGCTGGATGCAAAGGTAAACCCTTTCGGTTCTTGATTATCCTTCCATCTGAAGTTGCCACCACCTTAATTAGCCAGCTTTGATATTAGACTACCTTCAACTGGCATTGATCTGACCTGACCAGACAGGATTCATCTCCTGCATGAGGGAACATCTGGGAAATCTGGTCGTTTGCAGAGATGTGCACTTTATCAGATTCCCACAAGGTGGCAACAGAGAACCAGagttttgttgcattttttaCACTGCCCAtaccacacacagagaggggaACCTTTTATCTCATCTCAGTGGCTAAGAGGGAGAACCTAGCCCTGATTCCGCAGACTGGGAAACAGAGAGTTCCAAAATGATTTAAAGACGTAGCAGTGCGGGTAGCTGTGAGAAAGACAGGCTTCCTGGgatagttcagtcagtagagcaggagactcttaacctcagggccatgggtttaaACCTCACATTGGGGAAAGAATTCCTGCAtcactgggggttggactagagcaggggtcggcaaggtttacctcgcctgggccggttcactccagcagagatccctccgtgggccagattgcgcATGCATGGCCGCAATTTCCGgcgtctgagcatgcgcagacgtgatttccggcacTGTGAAAGCAAGTCCCTGTGCcgtgctgtgctggtttagcacagcgcatggggactcgccaagtgggcTGCTCAGTTAGGGGacggctcgtgggctggttaaatgacccccgtgggctgcttgcggcccatgggccttaggttgcctacccctggactagaggacccttttGGCCCctcccaacactacaattctatagtCTATGAGCCTTCCACTGAAACAGATACATCTCTATCTTTAAGCCCTGCACAGAATATCCATGTCTGTCCTGGAAGGTGGGGAGGTCCTACCAGTGATTTTGTAGAGAAAAGAATAGCTTCTGAAGATCAACCTGTGAAATGTGGAAATTATATCCTCTGGGTCCAATGTCCAAGCACATCCTAATAGATACTACTGATCTTCAGAATTCAGACTTCTGTTTATTTTCTGCCATCCAGGCAACCATACCTAGTATGCAGAGTCCCCAGCCATGCAGACATTGAGGCCCAGTGGAAATCTGCCTCCATATCTTGCCAGACCCAGCACAGAGTAATAACCACACTGATTGCAGAGCTTCTGGGAGTCATCAGCTTCCAGCAACAACTCTGGAAGCTTCAAAGACATCTTTCCGCTTTCCCAAGACCTTTGGGTGGAAAAGCCATGCCTCCTCTGATGCAGAGGCCTGAATTTGACTCATGTTCATTAATGCAAGTCTTCCACAGACCTGGATCAGaattatgggggtggggaatcaagtTCAATTCCCAGGGAAACCCAAGAGGACTGAGAAgaatggaagggaggggaggCTTATCCATTGACTGCTGGCTGCAAAATGAATTCAGAAGCTGTGTCAGAAGGATGACACAAATCCTTTGAAATGTATTCCTGAAGACTCCTGCCTGGTATGTGCCACCTAGTAGCACACAGGGGCAAGGGCATTATCAAAACAGCATCTTCCCCTGTCATGCAGCTGTTTCGATTAAGAAATGAAGGGCTGCTTGTGCTGCATTTCGCAAATCAGGGAGGAGTGTTTGGAACAGGTTCTGGGAGAGCCAAATAGGCAGTCAGAGCACATAGGACCACATAGTCTATTTGTGGGTAATTAGGGAAATATACAAAACAATGGCTAGTAAGAAAGGAATGGGTTAGTACGGGCGGGGAGAACAGAATATTATCTTTCTGGTGCCTCGAACTGTCATAACAATCTGAAGTGGTGACTCTAAGGCATTCTGTTGCAGAGCTGCAGGGGTTTTTGAAGGAAGCTGGTTTGAAGATTTATGTttactttccaaaacaaagagaTGTTGGCAGCAAAGTCTTCCTTGAAGCTGATGAGCAGCCAATATACACcccgctccttctccttctcctccacccccacccccacaactcTGAACATCCTGCTCACTTTGTAAAGCATCCATGCATATGCTATCCTGGACCCCTTGTGGCTGGAACAGCATGCCAAAGTGTCAGTTCTGGAGCCTCTTCTCTGGACACTCAGCCACCGGAGCAGCCCAACATGTCCCTGGTGTCTACAACGAACACAGTCAGAAGACTAAGTGAGCAAGCAAGCTAATGCAGGACTCACAACCTGACGCCACATTCCACAGTAACCAAAAACAGCAGGAATTATATCTGCGAGGAAGCAACAGAGAAGTCACGCCAGGATCGGAACCACAGCAGAAAAGAAGAGTGGGCCGCCTGACACCGGTGGTGATGGAGAGTGGAAAACAGACCTGCTGTGCAATCCTTGGCACGTTTACTCAGACGTAAGTCCCGCTGCTCTCAGGTAAGTTTGCATAGCATTGTAGGCTCAGTGACTGAGGTGGAAGAGCTGAGTTTCTCAAGTTTTGATGATGTAGAAATtgtgttgtctctctctctctctctctctctcctttgaatGCTGGTGGAAATATGTTCTGGAAGTGCCTGAGGAAGCCAGAGAGGTCCTTCCTGATAGGCCTGGGCTAACAGCCCCAGAGAGCTCGCTAGAAGTTGTTAGGCTCTGtagggtcagtgcatctggctgttttGGTGGGTCAAGTCCACCCAGGTAACatgagcaggattcctgcattgcagggggttggactagattaccctggAGGTCCCTTGCAaccctacgattctgtgattctatgactcctCAGTCCCATCCAACAttaccaatggtcaggaatgatggtagTTGtcgtccagcaatatctggagggccaaaggttagccACTCTTGGACTGGAGGAAACGCAGAGAAATTCTAGAAGAGAAGAGGACCGTGGACCGCCTGGGAAAAGGCAAAGAGACACCCTGCATCCGGCTCTCTtgtctttctctgcctctctcacacacacatacaacacaCCCAACCATCGATTCTCTCCAGAGGAGCTGCCTGGAAAACTTAAGACTGGAGCCACGAGGCAGACCTGAGCTGTGGGATACGGGGAAccgagagagcgagcgagcgtgCGGTCCGACTCCGAGCAAGCGGCCCTCTGGAGAACGGAGGCGCTCGAAGTCCGTCAAGAGTTACCCGGGTCGGCGGCGGAGAAGCAGCCCTGCCGCGACAAGCGCCCGCTCCCCTTCCGAACAGCCTGCCTACTTGCTCCGCTCCAGAGTCTTGCttcttcgccccccccccagccgcgcaTTTGCCCCGctctcttccccccgccccagtcTAGGGGGCGCTGCGCTCGCGCTTTCCCGCCCGCCGCACTCACCGCGCGCTCCGTCTCGGCAGATCGGGCGCCTCCTGCTGCGCGCGGCTCTCCGGGGACCATGCTCCGAGGATCCGGGCCGGGAAGCGCCTCCCTCTGCCCTCGGGTACCGGGCCTTCCAGGGCATCGAATCCGCTCCCTGCACGGGAGACACACGGTCACCGGCGGCCTGGTCAGAGCCACGGGGAATACCGGGGAGGGAGCAAAGAGGAGGGCCCCCGCGCCCCTTCTCTCTTCCCGACGGCCAGAGATTTCGCCTCTCCCCGCTCTGGGACAGAACTGCGCACACCCACAGCCCTTTCCCCGCGAGGACCACGAGCTCGCCAGCCCCCTCCTTACctcccggcggcggcggcggcggcagcggctccTCGGCGGCTCCTGCGCTCACCCGGCCCCGGGGGCCATAGCCCGGCCCCGCCGGGATCGCTCCCTCGGGCGCCCGACGTTCACGTCGCCTGCATGGCCGGCAGGTGCCCGGTGGGCTCAGCGCCCCCCTGCGGGGAAAGATCGGGTTAGAACGGCTGGCGTCCGGGCCGGAGTTGGCAGGGCAGCCCCGATCCCGGGACCCCCCTCCACGCCGGGCCGGACTCACCGCACACGGCGAGGCAGGGACCCGGCGGGGCGCTCGGCCCTCGGGAAGCGGACCTACGGCCGGCCGGGCTCCGGGACAGGCGGCCTCTGGCAGGAAGAAAAGCACCGGCTCCATCTCCGCGGCTGGCAGAGTCTGGTGTCAAATTCCAGCCTCCGCTGTCACCTGATCCCCAGGGCGGGGCTCGCCCGAGAGACAAGAGAAAGAGCCACGGGTGGGACCTCGCCGCACCCCACCCCGGCCGCCAAGCCGAGCAGCCGGCGCAGGCGCCGCCCCTGGGACCGGCGCGGAGGCCCCTGGGGCCCTCGGGCAGCTGGCGCCCTGGCGACGGTCATGAGGCACTTCTCTGCCTCCTAGTCCTCGCTGCCACCAGAGAGTGGGGGGATTGGAGGCTGCGGGCACTTTCGCTCTCTGGACAACATGGTGGAGAGGATTGGGCCCAAGGAGAGCCAGAGTAAGGTGCAGCTTCTGCCGGCTTGCGCTCTCTCTCAGGGAGGGACAGCAGGGAGGGTGCAGGTGAGCAGAGGCAGCTGCTCATGCAAGACGTGGGCCACCCACATACTCACTCTCACCTGCATCCTCCCTCGTGGTGGCACAGTATTGGGCATGACGTTTGCTTGCACTCTCAAGCTGGGCAGTCCTTACTGCTGCATCACCCGCAGGCAGAGCTGCCCAGGGCAGGAGAGAGCAGATGAGTGGCTGGAAGCCGTGGCAGTTGCTCCTTACATCCATTGCTAGGGGAGGTACAGAGCAGTCCTTGCCCACCAAAACTTCTCAAGGATGTTGTGCCACAGCAGGAACTGGTCTGTAGTCCATGCCAGTGCGGTGCTGGTGATCAGCGGCTTGGCAGTGCTGATCCCTGACCCCAGTAGCTGAATCGCGGCTGCCTTTCTCTGGACAGAACGGCAGACGCACAGTTCTGTTCTGCCAAGTTCTGCTCTTGTCTCATCAAGCTCCCCCAGTCCCTACTTCCAGGTGCTCAGTAGCAGTTAACTGTCTTCTATCCCCCGCCCCATCATCCTTAGATAGTAATAATTTGTAGGACTTTGCTCACTTATAAAGTCATGCATTGGGGGTCCTTCATCATTTTGCTGCATGGGACCCCCGTCTTCTGCCCCTAGATCCTGGCCTGAGGGCCCAGGAGCATGTGCTAGGGGCCCTCTCCTTAAGCTAGGCTGGTGCCTGTGGCCACTCTGCTTTTGCTGGGgaccaggggcgtcttacccatagaggctaagggcgccagggcgccaagttctggagggtgccagggaagaggcagaggctggacgcgGCACCTGCCAGCATCAGCTCGCCGCCCTTGCCCACCATGCCATGcagcggccagctgagccgggaggcacCGCggccagcctccacctcttccctgccagaggagccaccctccagccgctgcccgcctcctccagccccgccggcagcgccgtcctccctaaaaagctctggaaaatgggggcggggggcgctAGAGGGAGCTTTACACcacggcgccagatatgcttaagatggccctgctggGGACTCAACACAAATGTAAGCAGATATGGCACACTGGTTTTCATATGCACCTTCGGAAGACTCAGTTACTCTGATTAACGCTTCCTCATTCAAAATATAAAAGGCTGCTTTAGTCCAAGAagagatcattggtccatctagcttgctATTATCTAGAGCAGAATTCCACCACCATCCCATGAGTCCTGCCCAGCTTGGGCTGATGGTTTGGAAAGGCTGGTCTACACAtagattggcagcagttctccagtatTGACCTTcctcagcaatatctggagatgctggggctaGATGAGGGACCTTCGGCTCTGCCGCTGAACCACAGTCTTTCCTTGCCGGCTGGAGGAGAAGCCTGGATCTTTTCTGGAAATCACCACTGGCGTTGCTCACATGTCCCACGAACCCCCTCCCCACGCCAAGTGGATCATGGATTAACTCCCACATAGCTGCCGAGGGTATAGCTTGCTAATCTGTTTGTGGGCAGACAGCCCAGTTCTTACCTCCAACTCTTATGTTCTTCTCCGGACCTCGGCGGAGGGACTGAGATGGCTCAGCAGAACCACCACCCCAGGTCCCCAAGCACCCTACCCCTTGGAGGCCTGGGAAGGGAATGTATTCCCTGCGCCTTCCTGGCTCCCCTGGCACCAGGCAGCTCTCAAGGGCACTAGCttgcatccagttctcacatCCCGTCCCCTTCCctgcctgctgccgctgctgtacATCGTAAGCCCCTTTGCACCGTTTCTCTGCTGGCTGCACTTGCCCTCAGCTGCTCTCTCTTGCCTCTAATTAGCTATTCCAATGGAGTGAGCCAAATGGGGCGCTTGCTGTTGGCACAGGATCTAAACTGGGATCGCTTGATAAATTGCCAACCCAATCTCTCTGGGTTTATATAATAATTCTTTGCTCCAGAGAGGAACTGCACGCTCATTAGTGGTTTCCACTGCTGGCCAGAGAATGGGCCTGGGGGATGCCTCTGCACCTggcccttcccccacctcctgccctGGGCCAGCTATATATAGGCCAAGCATTATTTACTCTTAGCTACATAGGGTCTTACCCCTGAGCACATTTGCTTAAATCCGTTAGGATTATCCTGTATGACAGCTCCGTTTCGTTAAAGTGTAGCCACTCCTCCCTTACTTACACTTGCTGTGCAGTGATCTTAATAAGCATTATAGTGTCAAGTAAACCTATTGCTAAAACTGCCCTGCTCAAGGCAGTCTCAGCGGAATAACGCTTTAGAGAACCAGCACCAGCTTTAGACCCAACCAGGGTGTTGTGCTAAATCTACTAGTGTGGACCCAAGATCCTTGACAAACTGGgtttttagggaggaggagaTTTGAATCCTGGCCCCAGCAAGGAGCAGTGCCAACCCCACCCCCTCACTTGATGTGTTGCAACTGGGAAATATAAGAAGAATAACTGGTGCCAGAGATGTTTGTTTTGCTCTTTCTACCCcaccccttcccccccacccctttttgggTCCTGCCTTTTAGGTTGTAAGCCTGCCAGCGGGGACTGTCATGTTTTTAATCTGTGCAGAGTTTATTAAAAATGTAGGTACTTTGTAAATGAGAAAGCATAACAATTGAAATCAAAAGGGAAGGGGGCATCCAATGAATGTtgggaaattcaggacagatgaaaggaagTACCTCTTCCCACACTGTCTAGTGAAACTATGGCATTTTCTCCCACAAGGTGTTGGGGTggtcaccaacttagatggctttaaaagaggattagacaaatgcacaGGGGATAACGCTGTCAATGGATACTAACCACcctatgttctaccttcactgtcggaggcagtatgcaactgaataccagttgctggggaaaggTGTTTTTGGCACTCAAGTCCTACTTGCAGGCTTTTTAtacacatctggctggccactttgagaactcAGTGTTGGACAAAATGGGCCTTTTGTCTGATCCAACAGTTCTCTTCATATAAGCTTTCCATGGACATACCTGGGGACCCTCGGTGGCATGAATACTGTCTCACAAGTACTTCTCTGGGAGCAGAGCAGCACTTATACCACACCTCAGATTACCTTTGTCTGGATTTAGGAATGTAGCGTAACAGAGTCTTTTATGTTCGCATTTATCAGCACTGCACTTTTAGGTTATTTTTGAACTATATGCTTCTTGTGGGGCTCTGCTGCCATTTTTGCTCCGTTTTAATATCAGCGTTGGTTTGttgttgctatgtatttttaaatcAGTTTGCcataagctgccttgtggggtctAGAAATGGAGAGGCTGGGAAGAAACCCTCTTGATAAATAACACATATACAGATGGTAAAGACTGCCTGAGTCTGATTACAGTGAAACCCAAAAGTGGATGCAAGAGCTATTTAAAGAAGAAGGTATATTTCTCCCTGTTTTTGGAACAGAAAGCTGGTTGCCTGCAGAATTTATGGTCTGTGCTAAATCTTGGATGATCTTCTCTGTTGCAGGCTGTCAGGGACATGTCAGGGACCAAGGCAACAGCAGTGcatgtagatatagatatagatatagatataggctTAAGGCATAtctaatatctatatctatatctaccagtatatctatctatctataaactGCTGCTGACACCCTGCTATGGGTGGATGTGAGCGGGTGAGATGGGGTTAGCTTTTATTGATACCTTGAAGCATACTAGTgttcaaattattattagtagtattattctccgcccccgccccccaacagCCCTAAGCCATTTGTATCAATTTCCTATGCCTTCAAGGATGGGATATGCCTGTCATTTTTTGATAAAATGATTGTTTCCTGCCCTGACCCCATGAGATAAGATGGACTATAAATAAAATGAAGCAAATTGCTTGCAATCAGCTAGCCTGACCTTCTGAAGAAATAAAAGTCACATCTCAAAAAAGCCTCAAGTGTAGCTGTGTTAACCATTTAAATCTATTTTAGCAATCAGAGCGGACACATTTAAAATCACCCACTGccttccactgccaaaactaagCAGTACAACCAGTCCACAATGCTGGCGACAAAGGCCCTAATTGGGATAGTTTTTCCACATGAGGTGGACCTGTGGAACGGTTAATAGTTTTTGGTTAAAAGTTTTACTATAAAAGGTCAACAGATATATTGTACACTAAAGCTGGAGCTGATCTCATTATTGGGTGGACAAAACAAAAACTTGCTATACAAAGAATTCTGTTATTTGTGATAGTGGCAGCCATGCAAGTATAACCTAAGAATTAACACAGCGAAGTAACATGATTGGACCATGGGTAGAGCAAAGTGTGCAACATTCCCTTggccaaaaaaacccctaacCAACCAAGTAAAAGTTGCTAAAGGGGAAACACATGGGTCAAATTATGTACTTTATCGTTTTCTTACTTCTGGAAATGAAATAGTTGGACATCGGCTTCAGATACTGGACAGATGTTCTAAGTTAATATAAAGAAAATGTTCTTGCACAATTTTTCATTCTCTGTATTTACATTGTATAGCTGAGTAAACTGtatagaatggggggggggcagtctggATTATATCCATGGGTCCCTTCCAGGCCTGAGAGCTTGTATCTGTGgggttagaacaggggtcagcaacctttttcagccatgggccagtccaccgtccctcagaccatgtggtgggccggactatatttttttggggggggggggatgaatgaattcctatgctccacaaataatccagagatgcattttaaataaaagggcacattctactcatgtaaaaacacgctgattcctggaccgtctgcgggctggattaagaaggtgattgggccgcatccggcccccgggccttaggttgcctacccctgggttagaATATGTAAGATGAAACCTGTTGAACCAGTTAAACCAGTTCCTTTGTTAGCTCAGCTAAATGTTCATCACCAGCATCTTAAACAGTGAGTTCTGTTGTcatagagacaaatgggtgggTCTTTTCCCACCTCACC
The Podarcis raffonei isolate rPodRaf1 chromosome 6, rPodRaf1.pri, whole genome shotgun sequence DNA segment above includes these coding regions:
- the ARTN gene encoding artemin, which gives rise to MEPVLFFLPEAACPGARPAVGPLPEGRAPRRVPASPCAVSPARRGGGSRDRGCPANSGPDASRSNPIFPRRGALSPPGTCRPCRRRERRAPEGAIPAGPGYGPRGRVSAGAAEEPLPPPPPPGGKEGAGELVVLAGKGLWVCAVLSQSGERRNLWPSGREKGRGGPPLCSLPGIPRGSDQAAGDRVSPVQGADSMPWKARYPRAEGGASRPGSSEHGPRRAARSRRRPICRDGARGRMEWRVEGPRHRSDRSPSAYRSLPVQQERYRERGLWGTITLLSLFAGAVMATPQTWHNNQTLGAASDGSMGTASPASLEENSREASSLGTWSHWHGGNVTIDRLSSSELLRAERSPASSSKAKKGSKKAGRSKNSRFCRLHSRLVKVRDLGLGFESEEIVRFKYCSGSCQRARTNYDLALSSLLQQRTIVPGPHDHPSSHPCCRPTRYEDFSFMNVRNAWQTVDHVSAAECGCVG